One part of the Candidatus Poribacteria bacterium genome encodes these proteins:
- a CDS encoding ankyrin repeat domain-containing protein, whose translation MTNKQPFITAVQDGDVDTVKHLLATDEVLAAHIDAPWFSFDAPAIVCAAASGNRELIEVLLDAGADIDVKSSWWAGGTSALHHVTGSMLNYNRELAEYLIERGATIDAHAAAGLDMFEELAELIHEAPEVVNALGSDGMSPLHFAATPRIAKLLLTHGADINLRDRDHYGTPAQWTMRRRPEVCRYLLEQGAEADVVLYCVMGDVERARAEFEKKPERLNLRVNVKSPKGYVIPTLRAPEQTDEVPGGHVYAYQVGPTMPLLEIALQSQQPAIVDLLIDSGYEINFRDWYVLVGQGPKRFDTLVKKLLATGWDINARRKHRRGLWTPLHWVAQRGLTNGVACLLANGADPNVTDDKGRTPMHIIAQKGVGKNQIGLLIGHGGDINSRDTDGKTPLDYARKAKKKSVANFLIEYAHRA comes from the coding sequence ATGACGAACAAGCAACCGTTTATCACTGCCGTACAGGATGGCGATGTGGATACAGTCAAGCACCTACTGGCGACTGATGAAGTGCTTGCTGCGCACATCGATGCACCGTGGTTCAGTTTCGATGCTCCCGCGATTGTATGTGCCGCCGCGTCCGGCAATCGTGAACTCATTGAAGTGCTGCTTGACGCTGGCGCGGATATTGATGTCAAAAGCAGTTGGTGGGCAGGCGGCACCTCGGCATTACACCACGTCACCGGCTCCATGCTGAACTACAACAGAGAACTCGCCGAATACCTGATAGAACGAGGCGCGACAATCGACGCACACGCCGCCGCAGGTTTGGACATGTTCGAGGAACTCGCCGAACTGATTCACGAAGCCCCTGAAGTTGTCAACGCACTGGGGTCTGACGGTATGTCTCCACTCCATTTCGCCGCGACTCCCCGAATCGCGAAACTCCTGCTCACGCACGGCGCAGACATAAACCTGCGGGACCGCGACCATTACGGCACGCCAGCACAATGGACGATGAGAAGACGGCCCGAGGTGTGTCGCTATCTCCTTGAACAGGGTGCCGAGGCGGATGTTGTCCTCTATTGTGTGATGGGTGATGTTGAACGTGCCAGGGCAGAATTTGAAAAAAAACCGGAACGCCTCAATCTCAGGGTTAATGTGAAATCCCCTAAAGGCTACGTGATACCAACGTTGAGGGCACCAGAACAAACGGATGAAGTTCCGGGTGGGCATGTCTATGCATATCAGGTCGGACCTACCATGCCGCTGCTTGAGATAGCACTTCAATCCCAACAACCCGCAATCGTTGATCTGCTCATTGACTCAGGTTATGAAATCAACTTTCGGGATTGGTATGTACTTGTCGGGCAGGGACCTAAGCGGTTTGATACATTGGTGAAAAAGTTGCTTGCCACGGGGTGGGACATCAACGCGCGTCGGAAACATCGGCGTGGTTTGTGGACACCCCTGCATTGGGTCGCGCAACGCGGTTTAACGAATGGTGTCGCTTGTTTATTAGCAAACGGGGCAGATCCAAACGTAACGGATGACAAGGGACGTACCCCCATGCACATCATCGCGCAAAAAGGGGTTGGCAAAAACCAGATAGGGTTGTTAATCGGACACGGTGGCGACATTAATAGCCGCGATACCGACGGTAAAACACCCCTTGATTATGCTCGGAAAGCGAAGAAAAAATCGGTTGCAAATTTCCTCATA